The Candidatus Eisenbacteria bacterium genome includes the window TCTCGTCGCACAACCGAACGACCTCCGCCTTGGATCGGGAGAGTTCCGCGGAGTGAAGAAGGGAGTGGCCGGTGAGGAAGACGCCCGAGAGAAGAAGCAGCATCCCCCCGTACACGGCCCCGACCGGAATACGGAAGGAATGGATCTGTCGGCTCGCCCGGGGGATCACCATCAGCGTGATCCGGTCGGTGATGAATCTTCGTGTCCAGGAACGCGGCAAACCCATTGCAACTCCGTAAAATCCAAAGGTCAGCTCAATCGTGACCGAAGCTAGCCGAGCGTGGAAGATCGTGTCAAGAAAAAACAGGACTCCCCGAGAGGCGCCGGAGCTCCCGGTTGACCCGGGGAGCGGAGGCGGGCGCCGCCGCTCCCCCGAAAACTATTTCGTCTTTTTACGGTTGAACACCGATATAAGAGGTGAAGCCGTCCCGGTGGACAAGAAAGATGATCGGCTTGTCGCTCCGCCGCGCCTCTCTTTCCGCCGCCCGGTAGTCCTCGATCCCCTCGACCGCCCGGTCGTTCATCTCCACGATGAGATCGCCGGCGCGAATGCCCGCCTCCCAGGCCGGACCGCCCGGCTCCACGCCCGCCACAAGCGCGCCGGCGATTCCCTCGAGTCCCAACTCGCGCACCGCTCCCGGCTCCTCGGAGGGATCGATCACGTCCAAACCGAGCCAGAGCTCTTCCTCGCGGGCTTCCTCCGCGGTGAACACGTCCGGCCGCTCGGCGAGGGTCACGTCCAGGACAAGCCGCTCTCCGTCCCGATCTACGTCCACCCGGACCCGGCGCCCCACCTCCGTGTCGGCGACGAGCATGCGGAAGTGGTTCAGGTTTTGGATGGGAATGCCGTCGAAGGCGAGGATCACGTCCCCCCGTTCCAGGCCGGCCCGTTCGGCGGGCGTGTTCGGCGCCACCTGGCCGATGAGCACCCCTCCCTCCACGTCGAGCTTCTTTCCCTCGATCAGCTCCGGCGTGAGCGACTGGGGATAGACGCCGATGTAGGCTCGAACCACCCGCCCGTCGGTCATCAGCTGGCCGGCGATCCGCGCCGCCAGGTTGATGGGGATCGCGAAGCCGATTCCCTGGCCCGTCGTGTTCACCGCGGTATTCACGCCGATCACCTCGCCCCGGATGTTGCAGAGGGGGCCGCCGGAATTACCGAAGTTGATCGACGCGTCGGTCTGGATGAAGTTCTGATAGGTCGGCCCGCCCCCGGCGATGTTCAGATCGCTCCTCCCCTTGGCGCTCACCACGCCGACGGTGAGGCTCCCTTCCAGATAACCGAAGGGATTCCCCACGGCGATCGCCCAATCGCCGACGCGGATCGAGTCCGAATCACCGAGCGGGAGAGAGGGGAACGGTCCCTCCCCGCTGATTTTGAGGACCGCCACGTCGGTGCTCGGGTCGACGCCCACCACCTCGGCGGCGTGCTCTCCGCCGCCGATGAAGCGAACCAGAATCTCTTCCGCGTCTTGAATCACGTGGTTGTTGGTGATGACGTAGCCCCGTTCATCGAAAACGAACCCGGAGGCGGAGGAGGGATAGTCGAAAGGTCCGTCCGATTCGGGGAGGATGTCGCCGAAGAAATCGAGGCCCGGCAGGGCGGGATGCTCGAAACGCCGTCGCGTGTCGACGTTCACCACCGCGGGAAGGACCCGCTCCGCCACGGCAGTGAAGGGGGAGGCGAAATCGCCTCCCGCGGCGACATACGGAACAGGCAGCCCGCCCCGGGCGGGCGACGCCGTCTCGCGGGCGCCGACGAAACGGCCCAGGGAGCCGGTGTCCTCCGCCTCGCCGGAGGGGGACCACTCGCAACTCGCCGACAGAATCAAACCGCATGCGACGCCCAGCGCCACGAAACCGGCCCGGCCCAACCAGGTGCGCAGGCTCCTCTTCCCTCCCGTCATGACCAACCCGTCCTTCCTCCCGCTCGGGGCGGGGCGATGAACCGCCGCGCGGCGGTTATTCCCCCCCCTCTTCCTTCTCCTTTTCCCGCTCCGCCCTCTCCCGAAACTCCTGGCGGATCTCCTCGATCTCCGATTCCTTGCTCGCCAGGTCCGCCTCGGCCTCTCGGATCCTCTCCACCAGTTCCTTCACCTCGGCGTCGCCGGCCGCGCCTTCTCCCTTGCCCGCGGCGAAGAGAGCGTACACCCGCTCGCCCAGTTCGGTGTAGGCGCGGTCGATCTTCCGGTGGATCCCCACGATGGCGAGCCGCCGCCCGCCGA containing:
- a CDS encoding trypsin-like peptidase domain-containing protein, giving the protein MTGGKRSLRTWLGRAGFVALGVACGLILSASCEWSPSGEAEDTGSLGRFVGARETASPARGGLPVPYVAAGGDFASPFTAVAERVLPAVVNVDTRRRFEHPALPGLDFFGDILPESDGPFDYPSSASGFVFDERGYVITNNHVIQDAEEILVRFIGGGEHAAEVVGVDPSTDVAVLKISGEGPFPSLPLGDSDSIRVGDWAIAVGNPFGYLEGSLTVGVVSAKGRSDLNIAGGGPTYQNFIQTDASINFGNSGGPLCNIRGEVIGVNTAVNTTGQGIGFAIPINLAARIAGQLMTDGRVVRAYIGVYPQSLTPELIEGKKLDVEGGVLIGQVAPNTPAERAGLERGDVILAFDGIPIQNLNHFRMLVADTEVGRRVRVDVDRDGERLVLDVTLAERPDVFTAEEAREEELWLGLDVIDPSEEPGAVRELGLEGIAGALVAGVEPGGPAWEAGIRAGDLIVEMNDRAVEGIEDYRAAEREARRSDKPIIFLVHRDGFTSYIGVQP